The window ttacaattaaaattaatgttatcacaAAAAAAATTCACCTAGTTCAAACTTGTATTTTACTGAAACATGTAAATTACCATAGGTTTGATTATTACTATACCATACAATGAAAAGAATGACCAAGTTCATTATATGTATAAACTGGtcagttcaaaaattttaaaattaccatcAACATATCAGGaactaaaactaatgtttattctTAGCATTTATCTTTTCCACGTAAAAAATCTAATTGAATCCACACCACTAATAGCAAATAGTGTGTAAATGATAAATAAccttttcataaaagaaatataaatgtataaactactGTTATTGATATATTACACCAATTTACCACATGCAATATATTGCAATTATTATACTTTATGCATGTTGAATAATCATTTCCCAATTTGCTTCTTCAAacacaataaactaaacaaaattgtgCACTAGATAcgcaaaaaatgtttaatgacatAGCTGTACGTATGGGTAGAGAACTAAATTCCtacaataactttaaataattactttcaacCAAAGTTTGAAAGTTACTATGAGTTATTTggatttaataataaattctatataaattttaatattaattttagataAGTAGTACTCATAACTATCtcatattatcttttttttttttttttaacttatttaataaaaaaatcctcATATTTTGTTATAACAGTTTATAGGCTAAACAGATAATTAAATCCCTTACTAAACTAAAAATTCtagtttataaacagaatatgtTTTTTTGTATAACACTTACAAAAAGTAAGTTACAAGTACAATAATGTGCACTATCAGAAATACATATACAAGGTTTTATTCTTGCAAGTATCTCCTGATGTACAGAGCTCAATTATACTTTTACCATAGACTTGTTTATCCTGTAGTACTGGTCGTTTTTCCAATTTTGGTGGGGAAGAATATAAGTTGTTCCATTGTTGCTGTGGCAGTGTCCAAATCCATGGGAAAACTTTGGAGAGTAGCATGAATAAGAATTGTAAAAAAGCTGTGGAGGGCTGGTACTGTATGGAAAAAAAGCTGATGGAGAATTGGTGTTGCCATAAACACCATTACGGTACACTGGATACTGATGAGATACTGGTGAGGTCATCCCTTGTATCTGTTGGtggttgaaattattattatataggtagttgttgttttgatttatttctcCACTGTTTTTCTTTCTCCATTTTCGTCTTCCATTCATTACATTCACCGATGCCTAATAATATAAACAACTTGTAAATACAACTTTCTTCAGGTGTCAACAATAAACTTCATTCTTCTGCTTCAAATCATACTCACTACATGAAAAAGGGAACTGCATTCTATCACTGACCACAAAATATCTTACATTTTCATAGTGGTTAAAATCTGTCCATATTGATCAGTCAGTAACTGCTATAACTAACTATACAGTTTCAAATTACATGGCAACTTACTGACTGAAATAATGTCTCtagtacatatacatatttacattaaGTGTATTCCTCATTATCAAGaaaaagtaacttttattattaaaaaaaaaagcattcatATAAGGCTTACAAGCTTCTAAATATTCCTTCAAATATTCAGGTCTTTATAACTAAAACCTATCAAtctaaattaccagtggtttttacatctaaaaaaatattttaattacatgttaCGTATACAGATAAATTTAAGttattcatgatgacaagaaacacttgaagtacaatgtattctaacaacagctggtatgggtattataacttttaatgagCCATTTCCATACAAACTGATACTGCTTCTCATATAACAAAAGTAGATACAGTCTTAAGAATACTTAAGATACATTGTAGAAAACTGAAGTGCACATTGGTTAAGAAAATTTATAATGAATTCTTTATTACATAAGAGATGCAATGACATTGCTGACAATCACAGATTAAGGTGTGACTGTTGGAAAAaagcttaaatattttaaatgagcaTTGTgatcaaaataaaagttatgtaTACTATGCAGaggaatttttaatttaaaaataagaaggTTAAAGTAACCTCTTAAACAACTCTGGTTCTTGGTTCTTTTTTCTCTCATTCAGAAAGGATATCAATATGGAGGGCAGTGTGCTGAAATTAACTCTTTTAAAGATTTCCAGTTTTAAAAACCCATCCACAAAGACAGacttaaagatattaaaaaaaaaagagagagagagagaaggggGGGATCCAATTGAGATGTTCAAGGTGGTTAAGGGAATTAACAGTGTTAATGCAACTTATAtcatatttaatggtgagaatgaTAAGACCAGAGAACatgaatataaattttggcagggaaAAAGTCATTTTCAGttaagacaactttatttttctaacataataCATGGCCTCTAGAAAAAGTTGACTTCAGATGTGGtaaatgcagttaatttaagtaagtttaaaggaaagtttgataaatatttgtatgataatggttggtttaaagtttttttctttacaagaGTTTAATTTAGTGGTTAATGCAAGAGACCTTTTGGCTCATCTAGGTGTCCTATAAAATTCTgttaatattatatctttaaGTACATGTAACCATGAGTTAAAggattaagatattttaatattcttaacaTTTCAACACTTTGTCAATGTGTTGTCAAGAACTGTGGTGAAATGAGGAAGCTTGGAAATACAAGCTTGAATGTTTCCCTGTTATTGTTAACTTCTGGACTGATGTTTCTGCTAATTTTGTATGTGCagttagttttaaatgtttggGCAATGGGAAAATACACGTGAAGGACTACATAAGAGTTGATAATCATTATGGATCACTCTGTTAAATTAAAGTTACAAAAGCAATGCTATTTGATCTCAAAAGGTTCACTATATGaccatttaaaagaaatattatgatTCTCCTAATTTTTACCAAGCCAAAATATGGGTTTGTAGCTTAAAGAAACAATGCAAACATTATGTTTCAAActttaagcatttttttttttgctttgcaTTTTCACTTTCAAGCTACCTACTCATAACCTTACTGGACATAAACAATTGGAATCCAATCAATCATAGAAGTGAGAATTAGAGGTTAGCTGAATTGATAAAAAGGATTTATTCCCTTCCTTGGCTGCCAGTGTTTAAAGGTAAGAAAGGTCTGTCTGGATAGAGAAAGCATCCTGTACACATGCAACACCAGCAATGTCTGCAGTCcagcagaaacaaaaaataaactttaatggGAAGATAATATATAGCACATGAATCCAAGGGCTCAAATTGATGTCAAGAAAAACCACGTAGTATCATCTTAATATTCCAGTTAGGTAACTGAAATGATGTTTTAGAATAAAGAATCTGAAATGATACAAAGAGGTTGGACAGCAGCAGAGTATCTTCCAGTATCTAAAAGTAGTTAATAAGACCACTTTCTAAGTCAAATGTGGAAGATGCTAAACCTTCGTCAATGAGTCAGGTCAAAAAATGAGCTATGGCTGGTATTTCTGGATCAAGTGAGTTAAACCTCCTTACAATACATTATTGCCTATATGTGATATTTCCATAGATAAATATCACTGTAGGACTATGCAGAGAATTAGACACAACCTCTATGCATGAAGCTTGAAGTTTGAGATTACTGAGTGTATGATGTTGTATTGAGGCAGCCTCAACAGAGATGGCCAAAGAGGAAATAGAAGGCATTACTGAAGGTACTACAGAAGCAGACACCAGGGTTAAGCCATCCAATCTAGTAATACCAACAGAAGATGACAAGAAATTGAATGAATCATAGCTAAGACTATAGGAAACAGACAAACTGGTAAGAAGACAGAGGTGCAATCCCATCCAGTATAAATGGATCTACTACCAATGCCTGAGGGTGAGGTACTGCAGACCAAAATGCTGGCCCCTTCACCTTTTCAAATGTGGGATTCTAAATGATGTGTCAAAGGAGGTAAGTACATTTTGGATATTAACATTATCTtacatgaaaaatgtatttctagtAATATTTATCTCCACTCATACATTCCCACCATTCCTTCCCATTATGAGCAGATGTTAAAGACTGTAAAATGGATCAGtcttgaaaaattataatatcatTCGAATAAGGTACTTACATACAGTACTAGAAGAGAGGGTACATTGACATAGATGGAGAGTGTCGTGAAACAGATATTTCCAAGGCAATTGTGTGGGAATAAAAGAcaggaagaaacaagaaagaaaaaaaaatcagaccaTTATTTAGATGGACAAAGGTAAAGAAACCTTTGAAGTTGAGTAATAGCTGCAATAAGAGGAAGTAAGGATATTTTGGAAGTAAGGGACACAGTTTTTTACATTTCAATGCTCAGTATTCTGGTATAAAAGTGAATAACTGAGGCAAGATTATCATAGCATTTCAGAAAACAGTTCATTAGTGGCATATAAAATCCTACAGAGTTTACATGATAATGTAtaagaatttgttttataatgcaatttcttaattacttttattgtttaaaagcAAAAATGAAGAAGCAAAATATTGCCATTAAAGTTGTGTGTATAACACACCTTTCTAGCTCTTTCTTGAGAGATTTTTTCTAATTCTTCAATATCAATTCGATGAACAAAATTTTCTTTACTTCCACTTTTGAAAGATGCTACAGTGCAGAAAGATCCTTGGTGTTCACCAAAcctaaaaataaagaattttaataaacattgagTTACTATAAAGTGAAATTCATAACACCAAATtttcttaaaagataaataattgttGATGTTGCAATGAAAAAATTTGTAATATCCaaggaaaaaaacacattttttctcttttaattcaTAAGCTAAATATTTACAGTTAGTAACTCTGAAAtaatcctatatatatatgtagaagaaTCTTCATTAATATTTCAACTGATGAAATTTCATACtataaaactgaacaaattaTGTAAAACTCTGATGATGAAtagcatttgttttatttattagtattatcaTTTGAGACTCTGATGGAAGCAACCTgctaattaacaaatatatttatctattctTTGAGAAATTActtgatatataaatattaaattttattcaaacaaaatctTACAATTCATTTCTCATAACTTCTTAGCTTGTGTTTATAAGGCATCTGGATTCAAGAGCAAAAATGTTATTGTAAGGTCTCATTCAGAATACTGTGTGTAGCTTTTGGTCCTCTCACAACAGATATGACATTACAGGCTTGACACTATTTTTTTTTTGGCACCTTACAATTACTTTAACACCTGTCACATGATCCAGACAAGCAACTTGATATGGATCCATAAGAGTATTTCTGAAAGGTCCGAGTTGTTTAGACGACAAAAAGacgaagtttgtcactatttttgAGGTCTGGGTTGCTTGACCAGGAAATAAAAGAAGCAGTTTGGAGAagttacttataaatataaagtaaaacgatGTAGCAATGATGCATGCTATAAAAGTTCTATGGAAAGGTTGTGAATGTTGTGGTTTAAGTGTAAAGATTAAACCAAACTGTGGGTACAGATTTGATTA of the Tachypleus tridentatus isolate NWPU-2018 chromosome 13, ASM421037v1, whole genome shotgun sequence genome contains:
- the LOC143238909 gene encoding uncharacterized protein LOC143238909, with the translated sequence MKDEVSAAVTFLIRLMEKNLNLNNAKVEEFKNHLNDLLMERFQNHWFPEKPCKGQAYRCIRVNETERRDPVLQRAAQQCGLKYEDLKLPSELTLWVDPQEVCCRFGEHQGSFCTVASFKSGSKENFVHRIDIEELEKISQERARKASVNVMNGRRKWRKKNSGEINQNNNYLYNNNFNHQQIQGMTSPVSHQYPVYRNGVYGNTNSPSAFFPYSTSPPQLFYNSYSCYSPKFSHGFGHCHSNNGTTYILPHQNWKNDQYYRINKSMECLQRERIGVGSK